The Nocardia arthritidis genome has a window encoding:
- a CDS encoding winged helix-turn-helix domain-containing protein, with amino-acid sequence MRVLVVEDDEGLGNEVAAGLRSAGFAVDLAHHLADADLKISVNTYDCLVVDRGLPDGDGLQLVAAKRQAGQRVPVLMLTARDGLADRIAGFEHGADDYLVKPFALAELAARVRALCRRREQPAPSRLVLGDIDIDLPRRRVMRAGILRSLTPKEFAVLELLAARAGSVVSRTELIECCWDEMAEPASNVVDAVIAQLRRKLGAPPVIETIRGTGFMIGT; translated from the coding sequence GTGCGAGTTCTGGTAGTTGAGGACGACGAAGGCCTTGGCAATGAGGTAGCGGCGGGATTGCGTTCGGCCGGGTTCGCGGTGGACCTCGCCCATCATCTCGCCGATGCCGATCTGAAGATCTCCGTCAACACCTACGACTGCCTCGTCGTCGACCGCGGCCTGCCCGACGGCGACGGCCTGCAGCTGGTCGCGGCCAAACGTCAGGCCGGACAGCGTGTTCCGGTGCTAATGCTCACCGCCCGCGACGGCCTGGCCGACCGGATCGCCGGCTTCGAGCACGGCGCCGACGACTACCTGGTCAAACCGTTCGCCCTGGCCGAACTCGCGGCCAGGGTGCGCGCGCTGTGCCGCCGCCGGGAACAGCCCGCGCCGTCGCGGCTCGTACTCGGCGATATCGATATCGATCTACCCCGCCGCCGCGTCATGCGCGCCGGAATCCTGCGGTCGCTGACCCCGAAGGAATTCGCCGTGCTCGAACTGCTCGCCGCCCGCGCGGGCAGCGTCGTCTCCCGCACCGAACTCATCGAATGCTGCTGGGACGAAATGGCCGAACCGGCATCCAACGTTGTCGACGCCGTGATCGCGCAGCTGCGCCGCAAGCTCGGAGCTCCCCCGGTGATCGAAACCATTCGCGGCACCGGATTCATGATCGGAACCTGA
- a CDS encoding TetR/AcrR family transcriptional regulator, giving the protein MNTAGRTGPESTAPKRRMSATDRRAQLLDVARDIVGADGFGAVTIERVAREADVARALVYQQFTDLNGLMTALLDRETSIALSGVSSVDWAADTIDQVAEGILAYLHAAPTSWQIMLSPPDGGPPNLRARLELGRSYARAVGARHLSRFAGVEVDPNGPTERILLAALEELARLHLDNPQRYPDEVVLHYIRELVGWAAGAEARRPR; this is encoded by the coding sequence GTGAACACTGCGGGGCGGACCGGCCCGGAGTCGACAGCACCGAAGCGCCGCATGTCGGCGACCGATCGACGGGCCCAATTACTGGACGTGGCAAGGGATATCGTCGGCGCCGATGGTTTCGGCGCGGTGACCATCGAGCGCGTCGCCCGCGAGGCCGACGTGGCGCGGGCACTGGTGTATCAGCAGTTCACCGATCTGAACGGGCTGATGACCGCGCTGCTCGACCGCGAAACGAGTATCGCGCTATCCGGTGTCAGCAGCGTCGACTGGGCCGCCGACACCATCGATCAGGTGGCCGAGGGCATCCTCGCCTATCTGCACGCCGCGCCGACCAGCTGGCAGATCATGCTCAGCCCGCCGGACGGTGGACCGCCGAATCTGCGTGCCCGGCTGGAACTCGGGCGCTCCTATGCGCGCGCGGTCGGGGCCAGGCACCTGTCCCGGTTCGCCGGTGTCGAAGTGGATCCGAACGGACCCACCGAGCGAATCCTGCTGGCGGCCCTGGAGGAACTGGCCCGGCTGCACCTGGACAACCCGCAACGCTATCCCGACGAGGTGGTGCTGCACTACATCCGCGAGCTGGTGGGCTGGGCGGCGGGCGCCGAGGCCCGCAGGCCGCGCTGA
- the hpnE gene encoding hydroxysqualene dehydroxylase HpnE: MNDSRQYVVIGGGLAGLAAAVWLAEAGKRVTLLERRGRLGGRTHAMTVDAVDDPPDNGQHVIASGYDHLFRYLSTIGTRQYVKFPHQGTLRWPGGRAVIMHTKGLGALRTLSGAHPDASPVERARALLATLRLGWQCLRQPADLADLTTEQWFQRIGMPAKAREALWDWLALGVAAEPVRQESAKVLADVMATGIRLGVKHRRPATIGYPTTDLDTLYITGALRYFEKHGVEVRYRAVARRIQIADGRVTGVVLADGSVLPADAVVCAVPNSAVGGLLDDLPEHAELYAAADKLGYTPIVSTNLYLDRPLGTKSEFEALIGGTGVIDEVFDRQRMTGRDTERAWLYCLTTSGAYEQIHKSNEEIVTEQVELLRRYYPAAHDAKVVAAQVVKMPRATFSQVVGTHGLRPDQRTSVPTLVLAGDWTATDWSATMESAVQSAARAVELLLALPSHS; this comes from the coding sequence ATGAACGATTCCCGACAATACGTCGTCATCGGCGGCGGTCTGGCCGGTCTCGCGGCCGCGGTCTGGCTGGCCGAGGCGGGTAAGCGGGTGACGCTGTTGGAGCGCCGCGGCAGGCTCGGCGGACGCACCCACGCCATGACGGTCGACGCCGTCGACGATCCGCCCGACAACGGCCAGCACGTGATCGCCAGCGGCTACGACCACCTGTTCCGCTATCTGAGCACCATCGGCACCAGGCAGTACGTCAAGTTCCCGCACCAGGGCACGCTGCGCTGGCCCGGCGGCCGCGCCGTCATCATGCATACAAAGGGCCTCGGCGCGCTGCGCACACTATCCGGCGCGCATCCGGACGCGAGCCCGGTCGAGCGGGCCCGCGCGCTGCTGGCCACGCTGCGCCTGGGCTGGCAGTGCCTGCGTCAACCGGCCGACCTCGCCGACCTGACCACCGAGCAGTGGTTCCAGCGGATCGGCATGCCAGCGAAAGCCCGTGAAGCACTTTGGGATTGGCTCGCGCTCGGGGTCGCGGCGGAGCCGGTGCGGCAGGAGTCGGCGAAGGTGCTCGCCGATGTGATGGCCACCGGCATCCGGCTCGGCGTCAAACACCGCCGACCCGCGACCATCGGCTATCCGACCACCGATCTGGACACCCTCTACATCACCGGCGCACTGCGCTACTTCGAAAAGCACGGCGTCGAGGTGCGCTATCGCGCGGTGGCCCGGCGCATTCAGATCGCCGACGGGCGGGTCACCGGCGTCGTGCTCGCCGACGGCTCGGTGCTGCCCGCCGACGCGGTGGTCTGCGCGGTGCCCAATTCGGCCGTCGGCGGGCTGCTCGACGACCTGCCCGAACACGCCGAGTTGTACGCGGCCGCCGACAAACTCGGCTACACCCCGATCGTGAGCACCAACCTGTATCTGGACCGGCCGCTGGGCACCAAATCCGAATTCGAGGCGCTGATCGGCGGCACGGGCGTGATCGACGAGGTCTTCGACCGGCAGCGGATGACCGGCCGCGATACCGAGCGGGCCTGGCTCTACTGCCTGACCACCAGCGGTGCGTACGAGCAGATCCACAAGTCCAACGAGGAGATCGTCACCGAACAGGTCGAGCTGCTGCGCCGCTACTACCCGGCCGCCCACGACGCGAAAGTCGTTGCGGCACAGGTGGTCAAAATGCCGCGCGCCACCTTCTCCCAAGTGGTCGGCACGCACGGGCTGCGCCCGGACCAGCGCACCTCGGTGCCGACGCTGGTGCTGGCGGGCGACTGGACCGCGACCGACTGGTCGGCCACCATGGAGAGCGCGGTGCAGAGCGCCGCCAGGGCGGTGGAGCTACTGCTTGCGCTACCGTCTCATTCGTGA
- a CDS encoding dihydrofolate reductase family protein has protein sequence MRTLISTAFISLDGVMEAPGGEPGYRNSGWTFKNIEFVPEAYEIKQREQDESTAILLGRVSYQAFSPVWPKMAEFSGYKAMPKYVVSTTLTDQDLVADWGQTTILRTLDEVAALKQTEGGPIIVHGSAALNHGLADAGLIDRYHLLVFPLLLGAGKRLFPATDKDAQKLKLVESEVYSNGLQKNVFDVVH, from the coding sequence ATGCGCACCCTGATCAGCACCGCCTTCATCTCCCTCGACGGCGTCATGGAGGCTCCGGGTGGCGAACCCGGCTACCGCAATTCCGGATGGACCTTCAAGAACATCGAATTCGTGCCCGAGGCATACGAGATCAAGCAGCGCGAGCAGGACGAATCCACCGCGATCCTGCTGGGCCGGGTCAGCTACCAGGCCTTCAGTCCGGTGTGGCCGAAGATGGCGGAGTTCAGCGGCTACAAGGCCATGCCGAAATACGTCGTCTCGACCACCCTGACCGACCAGGACCTGGTCGCCGACTGGGGGCAGACCACGATCCTGCGCACACTCGACGAGGTCGCCGCGCTCAAACAGACCGAAGGCGGCCCGATCATCGTCCACGGCAGCGCCGCCCTGAACCACGGCCTCGCCGACGCGGGCCTCATCGACCGCTACCACCTGCTCGTCTTCCCGCTGCTGCTTGGTGCGGGCAAGCGACTGTTCCCCGCGACGGACAAAGACGCCCAGAAGCTGAAGCTGGTCGAATCCGAGGTCTACTCGAATGGGTTGCAGAAGAACGTCTTCGACGTCGTTCACTGA
- a CDS encoding DNA-formamidopyrimidine glycosylase family protein has product MPEGDTVFRTAARLRAELAGKVLARSDFRVPRYATVDLVGQAVESVGSYGKHLFIRTPTVSVHTHLKMEGEWRVFHCGQRWTRPRVQARVVLGTDEIEAVGFSLGLVEVLRVDEEHTATDHLGPDLLGPNWDAAEAVRRLTEHPDQPIGLALLDQRNLAGIGNIYRSEVCYLRRIHPATPVAAVPDLPALVHEAHRILTKAAHEPPWRPIAYGRQRRPCQRCGTALVVRLLGETFPDNDRIIQRERGIYFCPRCQPAPA; this is encoded by the coding sequence ATGCCTGAGGGTGACACGGTGTTTCGCACTGCTGCTCGGCTGCGCGCGGAGCTAGCGGGGAAAGTGTTGGCGCGCAGTGATTTTCGGGTGCCTCGGTATGCGACCGTGGATCTGGTCGGGCAGGCGGTGGAAAGCGTTGGCAGTTATGGGAAACACCTGTTCATCCGGACGCCGACGGTGAGTGTGCATACCCATCTGAAGATGGAGGGTGAGTGGCGGGTGTTCCACTGCGGGCAGCGGTGGACCAGGCCGCGCGTGCAGGCGCGGGTGGTGCTCGGCACGGACGAGATAGAGGCGGTCGGGTTTTCGCTCGGCCTCGTCGAGGTGCTGCGGGTGGATGAGGAACATACCGCCACCGACCATCTGGGCCCGGATCTGCTCGGGCCGAACTGGGATGCGGCCGAGGCGGTTCGGCGGCTGACGGAGCATCCGGATCAGCCGATCGGGCTGGCGCTGCTGGATCAGCGGAATCTGGCGGGTATCGGCAATATCTACCGGAGCGAGGTCTGCTATCTGCGCCGGATCCATCCGGCGACGCCGGTGGCGGCCGTGCCCGATCTGCCCGCACTGGTGCACGAGGCACACCGGATACTGACCAAGGCCGCACACGAACCACCCTGGCGCCCAATCGCCTACGGCCGCCAGCGCCGACCATGCCAACGTTGCGGCACCGCGCTAGTGGTTCGGCTGCTAGGCGAAACCTTCCCCGACAACGACCGAATCATCCAACGCGAGCGCGGCATCTACTTCTGCCCGCGCTGCCAACCCGCCCCCGCCTGA
- a CDS encoding ATP-dependent helicase, translating to MTPFSTATREWFDGAFPAPTAAQLGAWRAIAAGEHTLVIAPTGSGKTLSAFLWAIDQLAIRDKPTVKSPVGTTVLYVSPLKALAVDVERNLRAPLVGITQTAKRLGLEPPDITVGVRSGDTGAAERRAMQRTPPDILITTPESLFLMLTSAARETLRTVRTVIVDEVHAIAGSKRGAHLALSLARLDQLVTASEGEQVRPAQRIGLSATVRPPEEVGRFLVGNAPITVVAPPAPKTFDLSVRVPIPDMTEPGEESDQPGSIWPHVDEAIVDLVLRHRSSIVFANSRRLAERLTARLNEAYAARIGDPVDTAHPPPAQLGPSTEVIHGAGELLARAHHGSVSKEQRALIEDDLKSGRLRCVVATSSLELGIDMGAVDLVVQVEAPPSVASGLQRIGRAGHQVGEISRGVLFPKHRTDVIHCAVTAQRMTEGRIEELRLPAHPLDILAQQTVAACALEPIDVDAWFETVRGTGSYAALPRSAYESVLDLLAGRYPSDEFAELRPRLVWDRDAGTLTGRPGAQRLAVTSGGAIPDRGMFAVFMVGEKASRVGELDEEMVYESRVGDVFALGATSWRIEEITFDRVLVTPAFGQPGRLPFWHGDGLGRPAELGAALGEFVRKAGGSQETLEKLTAAAGLDDFARSNLIALLDEQRTATGHLPTDRTLVVERFRDELGDWRLVLHSPYGLPVHAAWALAVGARLRERFGVDAAPNASDDGIVVRLPDTTDDPPGAELFVFEPDEIDDIVTEQVGGSALFASRFRECAARALLLPRRDPGKRAPLWQQRQRSAQLLDVARKFPEFPILLETVRECLRDVYDLPALRDLLGRVARRQLRLVEVETATPSPFANSLLFSYIGQFMYDGDSPLAERRAAALSLDSGLLAELLGRVELRELLDASVLELTERELQRLTPDRQARDLEGLADLLRLLGPLTAAEARDRCVDDPAPWFAELLKSRRALEVSFAGRSWWAAVEDAARLRDALGVPLPIGTPAAFIEPVADPLGDLVGRYARTHGPFATEAVAERFGLGTAVAAAALHQLVAEKRVVEGEFTPSAGGSEWCDAQVLRRLRRRSLAAARHEVEPVATAAFGRFLPAWQHVGTGELRGVDGVAAVVEQLAGVPIPASAWESLILPARVRDYSPAMLDELMATGEVIWSGHGSITAKDGWIALHLADQAPFTLPPPDEIELTELHLRLLTALGASIAAWTPVPESDGLPAIRPPVSLDDLPGDVEAQPDSTLGRRSGQRGGAPWTDDALDISDIESSGAHSAARRRGQRGAPGSPAADALPNQPDSIDPPDASDIESSGEARSRSAARRRGQRGAASAAQDSPAADPNQPDWTDQTDRETQSGRASRTVDAPEVDSSDGVRSGGTTARDKQPSSVAAEGKSITRASTPLPPPILHGGGAYFFRQLSDASGLLDDAKVAAALWDLVWAGLVAGDTFAPVRALLSGTSRTTTAHRTPRRTPRGRAYLPRPNMPSRTGPPAVAGRWSLLPDRVADNTVRAHATADMLLERYGVLTRGSVQNEGVPGGFALMYRVLTEFEDRGRCRRGYFVDSLGGAQFSTTDVVDRLRSFDTERARPGTEQKDAATKAMALAACDPANPYGAALPWPKGDADSGHRPGRKAGALVVLVGGELVLYLERGGKTLLTFTEDPDIRNAAATALADLVHSRRVDSIVIDKVDGDSVHGNTFAAFLTEAGFATTPRGLRLRRQI from the coding sequence ATGACCCCGTTCTCCACCGCGACCCGAGAGTGGTTCGACGGCGCTTTTCCGGCGCCGACGGCCGCTCAGTTGGGCGCGTGGCGCGCGATCGCGGCGGGTGAGCACACGCTGGTCATCGCGCCGACCGGATCGGGCAAAACGCTGTCGGCATTCCTGTGGGCGATAGATCAATTGGCCATACGGGACAAACCGACTGTCAAGTCCCCTGTCGGGACGACCGTGCTGTACGTTTCGCCGCTGAAGGCGCTGGCCGTGGACGTGGAACGCAACCTGCGCGCACCGTTGGTCGGCATCACCCAGACCGCGAAACGGCTCGGACTCGAACCACCCGACATCACCGTCGGGGTCCGCTCCGGCGATACCGGCGCGGCCGAGCGCCGGGCCATGCAGCGCACCCCGCCCGACATCCTCATCACCACGCCCGAGTCGCTGTTCCTGATGCTGACCTCGGCCGCCAGGGAGACCTTGCGCACGGTGCGAACCGTGATCGTCGATGAGGTGCACGCCATCGCGGGCTCCAAACGCGGTGCACACCTTGCGCTTTCGCTGGCCCGGCTGGATCAGTTGGTAACGGCGTCGGAGGGTGAGCAGGTACGCCCGGCTCAGCGTATCGGCCTGTCGGCGACCGTGCGGCCGCCTGAGGAGGTGGGCCGGTTCCTGGTCGGCAATGCGCCGATCACCGTCGTCGCGCCGCCCGCGCCCAAAACCTTCGACCTGTCGGTCCGGGTGCCGATCCCGGATATGACCGAACCGGGTGAGGAATCCGACCAGCCGGGCTCGATCTGGCCGCACGTCGACGAGGCCATCGTGGATCTCGTTCTGCGACACCGGTCATCGATCGTATTCGCCAACTCGCGCAGGCTGGCCGAACGACTCACCGCGCGGCTCAACGAGGCATACGCGGCGCGCATCGGCGATCCGGTGGACACCGCACATCCGCCGCCCGCGCAACTCGGCCCGTCCACCGAGGTGATCCACGGCGCGGGTGAGCTGTTGGCCCGCGCGCACCACGGGTCGGTGAGCAAGGAGCAGCGGGCGCTGATCGAGGACGATCTGAAGAGCGGGCGGTTGCGCTGCGTCGTCGCCACCAGCAGCCTCGAACTCGGCATCGATATGGGTGCGGTCGATCTCGTGGTCCAGGTCGAGGCGCCGCCGTCGGTGGCGAGCGGGCTGCAACGCATCGGCCGCGCCGGACATCAGGTCGGCGAGATCTCACGCGGCGTGCTGTTCCCCAAACACCGCACCGATGTGATTCATTGCGCTGTCACCGCCCAGCGGATGACCGAGGGCCGGATCGAGGAGTTGCGGCTGCCCGCGCATCCGCTGGACATCCTGGCCCAGCAGACCGTCGCGGCCTGCGCGCTGGAGCCGATCGACGTCGACGCCTGGTTCGAAACGGTAAGGGGCACCGGCAGTTACGCGGCGCTGCCGCGTTCCGCCTACGAGTCGGTGCTCGATCTGCTCGCAGGGCGCTACCCCTCCGACGAATTCGCCGAGCTACGACCGCGACTGGTGTGGGACCGGGACGCCGGCACACTCACCGGACGACCCGGCGCGCAGCGACTGGCGGTCACCTCGGGCGGCGCGATCCCGGACCGCGGCATGTTCGCGGTGTTCATGGTCGGCGAAAAGGCTTCGCGGGTGGGCGAACTCGACGAGGAGATGGTCTACGAGTCGCGGGTCGGCGATGTGTTCGCGCTCGGCGCCACCAGCTGGCGGATCGAGGAGATCACCTTCGACCGGGTGCTGGTGACACCCGCGTTCGGCCAGCCCGGCCGGTTGCCGTTCTGGCATGGCGACGGGCTCGGCCGTCCCGCCGAACTCGGCGCCGCGCTGGGCGAATTCGTGCGCAAGGCGGGCGGCAGCCAGGAAACTCTGGAAAAGCTCACCGCCGCGGCCGGATTGGACGATTTCGCCCGATCGAATCTGATCGCGCTGCTGGACGAGCAGCGCACCGCCACCGGACACCTCCCCACCGACCGGACCCTGGTGGTCGAGCGGTTCCGCGACGAACTCGGCGACTGGCGGCTGGTGCTGCACTCGCCGTACGGGTTACCGGTGCACGCGGCGTGGGCGCTGGCCGTCGGCGCGCGGCTGCGTGAGCGGTTCGGGGTCGACGCCGCGCCCAACGCCTCCGACGACGGCATCGTGGTGCGGCTGCCCGACACCACCGACGATCCGCCCGGCGCGGAGCTCTTCGTCTTCGAGCCGGACGAAATCGACGATATCGTCACCGAACAGGTCGGCGGCTCAGCGCTTTTCGCGTCCCGGTTCCGCGAATGCGCGGCGCGGGCGTTGCTGCTGCCGCGCCGGGATCCGGGTAAGCGCGCACCGCTGTGGCAGCAGCGGCAGCGCTCGGCCCAGCTGCTCGATGTCGCGCGCAAATTCCCCGAATTCCCGATTCTGTTGGAGACGGTGCGGGAATGTCTGCGCGACGTCTACGATCTGCCCGCGCTGCGGGATCTGCTCGGCCGGGTGGCGCGCAGGCAGCTGCGTCTGGTCGAGGTGGAGACCGCGACACCGTCACCGTTCGCGAACTCACTGCTGTTCTCCTACATCGGCCAGTTCATGTACGACGGGGACAGCCCGCTCGCCGAACGCCGCGCCGCGGCCTTGTCCTTGGATTCCGGGCTGCTCGCCGAACTGCTCGGCCGGGTCGAATTGCGCGAACTGCTCGACGCGTCGGTGCTGGAACTCACCGAGCGGGAACTGCAGCGGCTGACACCCGATCGGCAGGCGCGCGATCTGGAGGGGCTGGCGGATCTGCTGCGGTTGCTCGGCCCGCTCACCGCCGCCGAAGCGCGCGACCGCTGCGTGGACGATCCGGCGCCCTGGTTCGCCGAGCTGCTGAAATCGCGTCGGGCACTGGAGGTTTCGTTCGCCGGACGGAGCTGGTGGGCCGCGGTGGAGGACGCCGCCCGGCTGCGTGATGCGCTGGGGGTGCCGCTGCCGATCGGCACACCGGCCGCGTTCATCGAGCCGGTCGCCGATCCGCTCGGCGACCTCGTCGGCCGCTACGCCCGCACGCACGGCCCGTTCGCCACCGAGGCGGTGGCCGAACGGTTCGGGCTCGGCACCGCCGTCGCCGCCGCGGCACTGCATCAGCTGGTGGCCGAGAAACGGGTGGTGGAGGGCGAATTCACGCCGTCGGCCGGTGGCAGCGAATGGTGCGACGCACAGGTGCTGCGCAGGCTGCGCCGCCGCTCGCTGGCCGCGGCCCGGCACGAGGTGGAACCGGTGGCCACCGCCGCTTTCGGTCGCTTCCTTCCGGCCTGGCAGCATGTCGGCACCGGTGAGCTGCGCGGCGTCGACGGTGTCGCCGCGGTGGTGGAACAGCTTGCCGGCGTGCCGATTCCGGCCTCCGCCTGGGAATCGCTGATCCTGCCCGCCCGGGTCCGCGACTACTCCCCCGCCATGCTGGACGAGCTCATGGCCACCGGCGAGGTCATCTGGTCCGGGCACGGCTCGATCACCGCCAAGGACGGCTGGATCGCACTGCACCTGGCCGACCAGGCCCCCTTCACCTTGCCGCCGCCGGACGAGATCGAGCTGACCGAGCTGCACCTGCGCCTGCTCACCGCGCTCGGCGCGTCGATCGCCGCATGGACCCCGGTGCCGGAATCCGACGGTCTGCCCGCGATCCGACCGCCGGTTTCACTCGACGATCTGCCGGGTGACGTTGAGGCGCAGCCGGATTCGACGTTAGGCCGCCGGTCCGGACAACGCGGCGGCGCGCCATGGACCGACGATGCGCTGGATATATCGGACATCGAATCCAGCGGCGCGCACAGCGCTGCTCGACGCCGCGGACAGCGAGGCGCTCCGGGCAGTCCTGCGGCAGACGCCCTACCGAATCAGCCGGATTCGATCGATCCGCCGGATGCATCGGACATCGAATCCAGCGGCGAGGCGCGCTCGCGCAGCGCTGCTCGACGCCGGGGGCAGCGAGGGGCCGCCTCGGCCGCGCAGGACAGTCCTGCGGCAGACCCGAATCAGCCGGATTGGACCGATCAGACGGATCGGGAAACACAGTCCGGTCGTGCGTCGCGGACCGTGGACGCACCGGAGGTCGATTCGAGCGATGGTGTGCGCTCGGGCGGCACTACCGCGCGGGATAAGCAGCCGAGCAGTGTTGCGGCAGAGGGGAAGTCGATCACACGCGCGTCGACGCCGCTGCCACCGCCTATATTGCACGGCGGCGGGGCTTACTTCTTCCGCCAGCTATCCGACGCCAGCGGTTTGCTCGATGACGCGAAAGTGGCTGCGGCGCTGTGGGATCTGGTGTGGGCCGGGTTGGTGGCCGGCGACACCTTCGCGCCGGTGCGGGCGCTGCTGTCCGGCACGTCGAGGACCACGACGGCGCATCGCACGCCGCGCCGAACACCACGCGGCCGGGCCTACCTGCCCAGACCGAATATGCCGAGCCGGACCGGGCCGCCCGCGGTGGCGGGGCGCTGGTCGCTGCTGCCGGATCGGGTGGCGGACAACACTGTTCGCGCACATGCGACGGCCGACATGCTGCTGGAGCGGTACGGCGTGCTGACCAGGGGCTCGGTGCAGAACGAGGGCGTGCCCGGCGGATTCGCCCTGATGTACCGGGTGCTCACCGAATTCGAGGACCGGGGCCGCTGCCGCCGCGGCTATTTCGTCGATTCCCTCGGCGGTGCCCAGTTCTCCACCACCGATGTGGTGGATCGCCTGCGTTCCTTCGACACCGAACGCGCCCGCCCCGGCACCGAGCAGAAGGATGCCGCAACCAAGGCGATGGCCCTTGCCGCCTGCGATCCGGCCAATCCATACGGCGCTGCGCTGCCGTGGCCGAAGGGCGACGCGGACAGCGGCCACCGCCCCGGCCGCAAGGCGGGGGCACTGGTGGTGTTGGTCGGCGGCGAACTCGTCCTCTACCTGGAACGCGGCGGCAAAACCCTGCTCACCTTCACCGAGGACCCGGATATCCGCAACGCCGCCGCCACCGCACTCGCCGATCTCGTGCACAGCCGCCGGGTCGACTCCATCGTCATCGACAAGGTCGACGGAGATTCCGTACACGGCAACACCTTCGCCGCCTTCCTCACCGAGGCCGGATTCGCCACCACCCCCCGCGGCCTCCGCCTCAGGCGTCAAATATGA
- a CDS encoding histidine phosphatase family protein — MHKVLRLDLVSHGMTEAMRKARFPVDESLTEAGRRSIAAAGPLTAARVLTGPERRTVETAALMGLPGEEDTRLRDLDAGAWRGGELMSVPQDELYAWLTDPKFRGHGGESVMDVIERTRYWMAEIASDGMSTVAVTHPAVIRSALLVTLDAPPKSFWRIDIPPGSVTRLHYRGEWSLHFTS, encoded by the coding sequence GTGCACAAGGTGCTGAGACTCGACCTGGTCAGCCATGGCATGACCGAGGCGATGCGAAAGGCACGTTTTCCAGTAGATGAATCGCTGACCGAGGCCGGTCGCCGTTCGATCGCCGCCGCGGGTCCGCTCACCGCGGCACGGGTGCTCACCGGGCCCGAGCGCCGGACCGTCGAAACCGCCGCGCTGATGGGCTTACCCGGTGAAGAGGACACCCGGCTACGCGATCTGGACGCGGGTGCGTGGCGCGGCGGTGAGCTGATGTCCGTCCCGCAGGACGAGCTCTACGCGTGGCTCACCGATCCGAAGTTCCGCGGGCACGGCGGCGAATCCGTCATGGACGTGATCGAGCGGACCCGCTACTGGATGGCCGAGATCGCCTCCGACGGCATGTCGACGGTGGCGGTGACCCATCCGGCGGTGATCAGGTCGGCGTTGCTGGTGACGCTGGACGCACCGCCGAAATCGTTCTGGCGGATAGATATTCCGCCGGGCAGCGTCACCCGGCTGCACTATCGCGGCGAGTGGTCGCTGCACTTCACCTCATGA
- a CDS encoding TetR/AcrR family transcriptional regulator has protein sequence MARLTRSESQARTRAELIATARDLFLAEGYAKTSLERVAEETGYSKGAVYSNFRTKKELGLEVLQLIHTTKFEEITALIEDGGTLDDQLERFQAWAEHTIGDVGWTLLEFEFATVARDDPELQAALRSSLAMVRGAVAAQVQRLADDRGVDLPVSVEDAATAVLSMGIGLGMQRAIDPALPARLVTDALRLLLTTGDGPLRAYAAALSTEGAS, from the coding sequence ATGGCACGACTGACCCGGTCCGAGAGTCAGGCCCGCACCAGGGCCGAGCTGATCGCCACCGCCCGCGATCTATTCCTTGCCGAGGGCTACGCGAAGACCAGCCTGGAGCGGGTGGCCGAGGAGACCGGATACTCCAAGGGCGCCGTCTACTCGAATTTCCGCACCAAGAAAGAGCTCGGCCTCGAGGTGCTGCAGCTGATTCACACGACCAAATTCGAGGAGATCACCGCCCTGATCGAGGACGGTGGCACGCTCGACGATCAACTCGAGCGCTTCCAGGCATGGGCCGAACACACGATCGGCGATGTCGGATGGACCCTGCTGGAATTCGAATTCGCCACGGTCGCCCGCGACGATCCGGAGTTGCAGGCCGCGCTGCGGTCCAGCCTCGCGATGGTGCGCGGCGCCGTCGCCGCCCAGGTACAGCGCCTCGCCGACGACCGGGGCGTCGACCTGCCGGTATCCGTGGAAGACGCCGCGACCGCGGTCCTCAGCATGGGCATAGGGCTCGGCATGCAGCGCGCCATCGACCCGGCGCTGCCCGCCCGACTGGTCACCGATGCGCTGCGACTGCTGTTGACGACGGGTGACGGACCGTTGCGCGCGTATGCCGCCGCGCTGTCGACCGAGGGCGCATCATGA